The Breoghania sp. L-A4 sequence GTTTCACCGGAATGCCGGTGAGCACCGCGGCGCGCTCGTTGCCGCCGATCGCGAAGACGTGCCGGCCCCATTGCGTCCACCGGAAGGCGAATCCTGTGAACAGCGTCAGCGCGAGGAGCACGATGACCGGGTTGGGAACGCCGTAGGTCGAGCCGCCGCCAAGGTACAGCAGCAGCGGCTGGTCGGGGCCGAACTGATAGATCATCTTGTTGTTGGACAGCACCATGGCGAGGCTGCGCGCCACCGACAGCATGCCGAGCGTGACGACGAACGGCGGCATGCCGACCACGGCGATCAGCAGGCCGTTGACCAGTCCGATGCAGAGCGAGGCGCTGATCGCCAGGGCGAAGGCGATCCAGATCGGGTGGCCGGCCGCCATGACCACGCCGGTGATGATGGCGGAGACCACGACGGTGGAGCCGACCGACAGATCGATGCCGCCGGTGATGATGACGGCGGTCATGCCGATGGCGATGATGGCGACGAAGGCGAAGTTGCGCGTCACGTTGAACAGGTTGCGTTCCGTCGCGAACGTGTCCGTTGCCACCGCCAGCGCCAAACAGCACAGCACGGCCGCCAGCGTCACCCAGACCGTCTGCCGGCCGGCCAGCCAGCTCAGCCAGTTGGCATGCGATCGTTGCCGGATTGCGTCCTCGAGCTGCGTC is a genomic window containing:
- a CDS encoding ABC transporter permease — encoded protein: MATQLEDAIRQRSHANWLSWLAGRQTVWVTLAAVLCCLALAVATDTFATERNLFNVTRNFAFVAIIAIGMTAVIITGGIDLSVGSTVVVSAIITGVVMAAGHPIWIAFALAISASLCIGLVNGLLIAVVGMPPFVVTLGMLSVARSLAMVLSNNKMIYQFGPDQPLLLYLGGGSTYGVPNPVIVLLALTLFTGFAFRWTQWGRHVFAIGGNERAAVLTGIPVKRIKISVYMFSALTAGITGALEVGWLGGVTTNLGQGMELTVIAAAVIGGANLAGGSGTAFGAVVGAALIEVIRNSLILLGISTFWQGSFVGSFIILAVAFDRLRRRDNGS